In a single window of the Saccharothrix australiensis genome:
- the arfB gene encoding alternative ribosome rescue aminoacyl-tRNA hydrolase ArfB produces the protein MAEDLVVTRTLVVPAAELGERFSRSSGPGGQGVNTADSRVELSFDLAASPSVPAWLRSRMLARLEKRLVDGVLTVAASEHRAQLQNRAAARERMARLLRDAAAAPPPVRRPTKPTKGSKERRIAEKKRRAQTKQGRRGGGWD, from the coding sequence GTGGCGGAGGATCTGGTCGTGACGCGGACGCTGGTGGTGCCGGCGGCCGAGCTGGGCGAGCGGTTCTCGCGGTCCTCCGGTCCCGGCGGGCAGGGCGTGAACACGGCGGACAGCCGCGTCGAGCTGTCGTTCGACCTGGCCGCCTCGCCGTCGGTGCCCGCGTGGCTGCGGTCGCGGATGCTCGCGCGGTTGGAGAAGCGCCTGGTCGACGGGGTGCTGACGGTCGCGGCGAGCGAGCACCGGGCCCAGTTGCAGAACCGCGCGGCGGCCCGCGAGCGGATGGCGCGGCTCCTGCGGGACGCCGCCGCGGCTCCGCCCCCGGTGCGCCGCCCGACCAAGCCGACCAAGGGCTCGAAGGAACGCCGGATCGCGGAGAAGAAGCGCCGCGCGCAGACCAAGCAGGGCAGGCGCGGCGGCGGCTGGGACTAG
- a CDS encoding SigE family RNA polymerase sigma factor — translation MERDSDFAEFVDARAPALRRTAYLLCGDWHRAEDLVQTALTRLYVAWPRLGRDGPLDAYARKVLVRTAIDESRRGFRRRETVVASLPETPVPGADPADFDVRDALAALPAGQRAVVVLRYWEDLSVADTARLLGRSEGTVKSQAAKGLATLRRLLGHHVVEERA, via the coding sequence GTGGAGCGCGACAGCGACTTCGCGGAGTTCGTGGACGCCCGCGCGCCGGCCTTGCGGCGGACCGCGTACCTGCTGTGCGGTGACTGGCACCGCGCCGAGGACCTGGTGCAGACCGCCCTGACCAGGCTTTACGTCGCGTGGCCCCGCCTGGGTCGGGACGGTCCGCTCGACGCCTACGCCCGCAAGGTCCTGGTCCGCACGGCGATCGACGAGTCGCGCCGCGGGTTCCGCCGCCGGGAGACGGTCGTGGCGTCGCTGCCCGAGACGCCGGTGCCCGGCGCGGACCCCGCCGACTTCGACGTCCGGGACGCGCTGGCCGCCCTCCCGGCCGGCCAGCGGGCCGTCGTCGTGCTCCGGTACTGGGAGGACCTCAGCGTCGCGGACACCGCCCGCCTCCTCGGTCGGTCCGAGGGAACCGTGAAGAGCCAGGCGGCGAAGGGCCTCGCCACGCTCCGCCGACTGCTCGGGCACCACGTGGTCGAGGAGCGGGCGTGA
- the purM gene encoding phosphoribosylformylglycinamidine cyclo-ligase: protein MEASDVTDTAKATYAAAGVSITAGDEAVEKLKPWAAKAHRPEVLGGIGGFAGLFKLRLDRWKEPVLASSTDGVGTKIAVAQALDKHDTIGIDLVAMVVDDLVVCGAEPLFLQDYIAVGRVVPDKVAALVKGISEGCVLAGCALLGGETAEHPGLMGEDDYDISGTGVGVVEASAMLGPERVRDGDVVIALGSSGLHSNGYSLARHVLLEIARMPLSGHVEEFGRTLGEELLEPTRIYAKDCLALAAEAEVRTFAHITGGGLAANLARVLPEGLHARLDRGTWTPAPVFAMIAQRGRVDREEMEQTFNMGIGMVAVVSPEDVDRALAVLTARHVPAWVLGEVGRSEEPTALVGDHPRF, encoded by the coding sequence ATGGAAGCCAGTGACGTGACCGACACCGCCAAGGCCACCTACGCCGCCGCCGGAGTAAGCATCACCGCGGGTGACGAGGCGGTGGAGAAGCTCAAGCCCTGGGCGGCGAAGGCGCACCGGCCCGAGGTCCTCGGCGGCATCGGCGGGTTCGCGGGCCTGTTCAAGCTGCGGCTGGACCGCTGGAAGGAGCCGGTGCTCGCGTCGTCCACGGACGGCGTCGGCACGAAGATCGCGGTCGCGCAGGCGCTGGACAAGCACGACACCATCGGCATCGACCTGGTGGCGATGGTGGTGGACGACCTGGTCGTCTGCGGCGCCGAGCCGCTGTTCCTCCAGGACTACATCGCGGTCGGCCGCGTGGTGCCGGACAAGGTCGCCGCGCTGGTCAAGGGCATCTCGGAGGGCTGCGTGCTGGCCGGGTGCGCGCTGCTGGGCGGCGAGACCGCCGAGCACCCCGGCCTGATGGGCGAGGACGACTACGACATCTCCGGCACGGGCGTCGGCGTCGTGGAGGCGTCCGCGATGCTCGGGCCGGAACGGGTGCGCGACGGCGACGTGGTGATCGCCCTCGGCTCGTCCGGGCTGCACTCGAACGGGTACTCGCTGGCGCGGCACGTGCTGCTGGAGATCGCGCGGATGCCGCTGTCCGGGCACGTGGAGGAGTTCGGGCGGACCCTCGGCGAGGAGCTGCTGGAGCCGACCCGCATCTACGCGAAGGACTGCCTGGCGCTGGCGGCGGAGGCCGAGGTGCGGACGTTCGCCCACATCACGGGCGGCGGCCTGGCGGCGAACCTGGCGCGCGTGCTGCCGGAGGGCCTGCACGCCCGCCTGGACCGCGGCACGTGGACGCCGGCCCCGGTGTTCGCGATGATCGCGCAGCGCGGCCGGGTCGACCGCGAGGAGATGGAGCAGACGTTCAACATGGGCATCGGCATGGTGGCCGTCGTGTCCCCGGAGGACGTGGACCGCGCACTGGCCGTGCTGACCGCCCGCCACGTGCCCGCGTGGGTGCTGGGCGAGGTGGGCCGGTCCGAGGAGCCGACCGCGCTGGTCGGCGACCACCCGAGGTTCTGA
- the purF gene encoding amidophosphoribosyltransferase, which translates to MVTDPSATGRNDTEEQEPREECGVFGVWAPGEDVAKLTYYGLYALQHRGQEAAGISVGDGSQVVVFKDLGLVSQVFDEQVLSSLHGHVAVGHCRYSTTGSTTWENAQPTFRTTATGSGLSLGHNGNLVNTAELLAKARELGVDTRHGATTDSDVVCGLLAAAAADIGIEQAAMQLLPTLRGAFCLAFSDESTLYAARDPQGVRPLVLGRLERGWVVASETAALDIVGASFVREVEPGELIAIDENGLRSSRFAAPEPKGCVFEYVYLARPDTTIAGRSVHATRVEIGRRLAQEHPADADLVIPVPESGTPAAIGYAQASGIPYGSGLVKNAYVGRTFIQPSQTIRQLGIRLKLNPLRDVIRGKRLVVVDDSIVRGNTQRALVRMLREAGAVEVHVRIASPPVKWPCFYGIDFASRAELIANGLDDDGIRRSIGSDSLGYVSLEQLVAASEQPKTRLCTACFDGDYPIPLPEDALIGKHLLEGIRGVAGSAAPVLANGYGAEDALRRP; encoded by the coding sequence GTGGTCACCGACCCGTCAGCAACCGGCCGAAACGACACCGAAGAGCAAGAGCCCCGCGAGGAGTGCGGAGTGTTCGGCGTGTGGGCTCCCGGCGAGGACGTCGCCAAGCTCACCTACTACGGCCTCTACGCGCTCCAGCACCGCGGCCAGGAGGCGGCGGGCATTTCCGTCGGCGACGGCAGCCAGGTGGTCGTCTTCAAGGACCTCGGCCTGGTCAGCCAGGTGTTCGACGAGCAGGTGCTGTCGTCCCTGCACGGCCACGTCGCGGTCGGCCACTGCCGGTACTCCACCACGGGCTCCACGACGTGGGAGAACGCGCAGCCGACGTTCCGCACCACGGCCACCGGCTCCGGCCTGTCGCTGGGCCACAACGGCAACCTGGTGAACACCGCCGAGCTGCTGGCGAAGGCCCGCGAGCTGGGCGTCGACACCCGGCACGGCGCGACCACCGACTCCGACGTGGTGTGCGGGCTGCTCGCCGCGGCGGCGGCCGACATCGGCATCGAGCAGGCCGCGATGCAGCTGCTCCCGACCCTGCGCGGCGCGTTCTGCCTCGCGTTCTCGGACGAGTCGACGCTGTACGCGGCCCGTGACCCGCAGGGCGTGCGCCCGCTGGTGCTCGGCAGGCTGGAACGCGGCTGGGTGGTGGCGAGCGAGACCGCCGCGCTGGACATCGTGGGCGCGTCGTTCGTCCGCGAGGTCGAGCCGGGCGAGCTGATCGCCATCGACGAGAACGGCCTGCGCTCCAGCCGGTTCGCCGCACCGGAGCCCAAGGGCTGCGTCTTCGAGTACGTCTACCTGGCGCGGCCGGACACGACGATCGCCGGGCGCTCGGTGCACGCCACGCGCGTGGAGATCGGCCGCCGGCTCGCGCAGGAGCACCCGGCGGACGCCGACCTGGTGATCCCGGTGCCCGAGTCCGGCACGCCGGCCGCCATCGGCTACGCACAGGCCAGCGGCATCCCGTACGGGTCGGGGCTGGTCAAGAACGCCTACGTGGGCCGCACGTTCATCCAGCCGTCGCAGACCATCCGCCAGCTCGGCATCCGGCTCAAGCTCAACCCGCTGCGGGACGTGATCCGCGGCAAGCGGCTGGTCGTGGTGGACGACTCGATCGTGCGCGGCAACACGCAGCGCGCCCTGGTGCGGATGCTGCGCGAGGCGGGCGCGGTCGAGGTGCACGTCCGGATCGCGTCGCCGCCGGTCAAGTGGCCCTGCTTCTACGGCATCGACTTCGCGTCCCGCGCCGAGCTGATCGCGAACGGCCTGGACGACGACGGCATCCGCCGCTCCATCGGGTCCGACTCGCTGGGCTACGTGTCGCTGGAGCAGCTCGTGGCCGCCAGCGAGCAGCCCAAGACGCGCCTGTGCACGGCGTGCTTCGACGGCGACTACCCAATCCCGCTGCCCGAGGACGCGCTGATCGGCAAGCACCTGTTGGAAGGCATCCGGGGTGTCGCGGGCTCGGCCGCTCCCGTGCTGGCGAACGGGTACGGTGCCGAGGACGCCCTCCGACGGCCCTGA
- a CDS encoding maleylpyruvate isomerase N-terminal domain-containing protein, whose protein sequence is MAGGWHTQRWTDEFTRQAAMFRAAVGEADPAAAVPSCPGWTFTELVLHVGRFLQTSLEYLRSGSTARLRLPPVPVDVVPLEYLDAQLALAAEVLPAVPGNRPAWTFSPASPDLAWVWHRRIAHEVDLRRWDAQAALRSLVPGDADFAVDGIEESLGTLLAAKYAADVPPTAKGTALVRLTDVPEAWVVRLEPGSVPEVRAAWPGEETDALVSGEAVIVHYGLWGRVPLPAEGDRDVLGVLRLD, encoded by the coding sequence GTGGCCGGTGGTTGGCACACCCAGCGGTGGACGGACGAGTTCACCAGGCAGGCGGCGATGTTCCGCGCGGCGGTCGGCGAGGCCGACCCGGCCGCGGCGGTGCCGAGCTGCCCCGGCTGGACGTTCACCGAGCTCGTCCTGCACGTCGGCCGGTTCCTCCAGACCTCGCTGGAGTACCTGCGCAGCGGCAGCACCGCGCGGTTGCGGCTGCCGCCGGTGCCGGTGGACGTGGTGCCGCTGGAGTACCTGGACGCGCAGCTCGCGCTGGCCGCCGAGGTGCTGCCCGCCGTGCCGGGCAACCGGCCCGCCTGGACGTTCTCGCCCGCCTCGCCCGACCTGGCGTGGGTGTGGCACCGCCGCATCGCGCACGAGGTCGACCTGCGGCGGTGGGACGCGCAGGCCGCGCTGCGGTCGCTCGTGCCCGGCGACGCGGACTTCGCCGTCGACGGCATCGAGGAGTCGCTGGGGACGCTGCTGGCCGCGAAGTACGCCGCCGACGTGCCGCCCACCGCCAAGGGCACGGCGCTGGTGCGGCTGACCGACGTCCCGGAGGCGTGGGTGGTCCGGCTGGAGCCCGGCTCGGTGCCCGAGGTGCGGGCCGCGTGGCCCGGCGAGGAGACCGACGCGCTGGTCAGCGGTGAGGCCGTGATCGTGCACTACGGGCTGTGGGGACGGGTGCCGCTGCCCGCCGAGGGCGATCGGGACGTGCTGGGCGTGTTGCGGCTGGACTGA
- a CDS encoding alpha/beta hydrolase has protein sequence MSHVDPEVLYGQLAAGDAGRVAAAADPISGAMSAVGRAGEAVTAGGRTATSSWHGGTAEKFAARADLSSRSAAVAGERLGAGAEIVQAASRAYAQMRGSADQLIGFWRGRPPGLDEAQTRELANRVNEQLTNIRGGYENVLRSYASALATVRPGFQETAGKDAGWAATAAPGARTTAAVPGPGTDPKQVAAWWKSLTKEQQDELLRTKFQELGRLRGLPSGVLDQANRARIQDDIRRFGAQSDRLKAEMAARARELGLDPAKSDDLTKLLNDPRYAELSEQQKEAATKAANAEKAQHSLSDAEEKARGKGWAESDVRVLAYDPYGPRGDGGMAIAYGDPDTAKNLAVCVPGTGSELDSFSVGQAANLREAMGADGNATIQWLGYDAPGWSPGEVDNPAQAREGGRNLVADVDGYRAAAEAAGNRQHLTVVGHSYGSTTVGYAGMNGLAADDIAFVGSPGVGASNVDQLSVGPGHVYAGATEHDPVVQGTSSSWFTEDGSSVGPYDDRFGAKVFGTSGSTMIDGAHSAYYDPKSESVRNLARIATGDGGSVTDQKWYDSPIGPSLPGSHLPGVGPVVDAVGSVGAGAADLVGDAGAGLYNAGREAWRGNWSEAGTGLVNTGKEAVSDTLDVVVGGVGDVVEAGRDVVEGAKGAWDRTVGSWF, from the coding sequence GTGAGCCACGTCGACCCCGAGGTCCTGTACGGGCAGCTGGCGGCGGGCGACGCCGGCCGGGTGGCCGCCGCGGCCGACCCGATCAGCGGCGCGATGAGCGCGGTGGGCCGGGCGGGCGAGGCCGTGACGGCCGGCGGTCGCACCGCCACGTCGTCCTGGCACGGCGGCACGGCGGAGAAGTTCGCCGCCCGCGCCGACCTGTCGAGCCGGTCGGCCGCGGTCGCCGGCGAACGCCTGGGCGCGGGCGCGGAGATCGTGCAGGCCGCGTCGCGGGCGTACGCGCAGATGCGCGGCAGCGCCGACCAGCTGATCGGCTTCTGGCGCGGCCGGCCGCCAGGGCTGGACGAGGCGCAGACCCGTGAGCTGGCGAACCGGGTCAACGAGCAGCTCACCAACATCAGGGGCGGCTACGAGAACGTCCTGCGCTCCTACGCGTCGGCGCTGGCCACCGTGCGGCCCGGCTTCCAGGAGACGGCGGGCAAGGACGCGGGCTGGGCGGCGACGGCGGCCCCGGGCGCGCGCACCACGGCGGCCGTGCCCGGTCCGGGCACCGACCCGAAGCAGGTCGCCGCTTGGTGGAAGTCGTTGACCAAGGAGCAGCAGGACGAGCTGCTGCGCACCAAGTTCCAGGAGCTGGGCCGACTGCGCGGCCTGCCGTCCGGTGTCCTGGACCAGGCCAACCGCGCCCGCATCCAGGACGACATCCGGCGGTTCGGCGCGCAGAGCGACCGGCTCAAGGCGGAGATGGCCGCCCGCGCGCGGGAGCTGGGCCTCGACCCGGCCAAGTCCGACGACCTGACCAAGCTGCTGAACGACCCGCGGTACGCGGAGCTGTCCGAGCAGCAGAAGGAAGCCGCCACCAAGGCAGCGAACGCCGAGAAGGCCCAGCACAGCCTCTCCGACGCGGAGGAGAAGGCCAGGGGCAAGGGCTGGGCCGAGAGCGACGTTCGGGTGCTGGCCTACGACCCGTACGGCCCGCGCGGCGACGGCGGCATGGCCATCGCGTACGGCGACCCGGACACCGCCAAGAACCTCGCGGTGTGCGTGCCCGGCACCGGTTCGGAGCTGGACAGCTTCTCCGTCGGCCAGGCCGCGAACCTGCGCGAGGCGATGGGCGCGGACGGCAACGCGACCATCCAGTGGCTGGGCTACGACGCGCCCGGCTGGTCGCCCGGCGAGGTGGACAACCCGGCGCAGGCGCGGGAGGGCGGCCGGAACCTCGTCGCCGACGTCGACGGCTACCGCGCCGCCGCCGAGGCCGCGGGCAACCGCCAGCACCTGACCGTGGTCGGCCACTCGTACGGCTCCACGACCGTCGGCTACGCGGGCATGAACGGCCTGGCGGCGGACGACATCGCGTTCGTCGGCTCGCCCGGCGTGGGCGCGTCGAACGTCGACCAGCTCTCGGTGGGCCCCGGCCACGTCTACGCGGGCGCGACCGAGCACGACCCGGTGGTGCAGGGCACCAGTTCGAGCTGGTTCACCGAGGACGGCTCGTCGGTCGGGCCGTACGACGACCGGTTCGGCGCGAAGGTGTTCGGCACCTCGGGCTCGACCATGATCGACGGCGCGCACTCGGCGTACTACGACCCGAAGTCCGAGTCGGTGCGGAACCTGGCCCGCATCGCGACCGGCGACGGCGGCTCGGTGACCGACCAGAAGTGGTACGACTCGCCGATCGGGCCGTCGCTGCCCGGTTCGCACCTGCCCGGCGTCGGGCCCGTGGTGGACGCGGTCGGCAGCGTCGGCGCGGGCGCGGCGGACCTGGTGGGCGACGCGGGCGCCGGGCTCTACAACGCCGGGCGCGAGGCGTGGCGGGGCAACTGGTCCGAGGCGGGCACCGGCCTGGTGAACACCGGCAAGGAGGCCGTCAGCGACACGCTCGACGTGGTGGTCGGCGGTGTCGGCGACGTGGTCGAGGCCGGCCGCGACGTGGTGGAGGGCGCGAAGGGCGCGTGGGACAGGACCGTGGGGTCCTGGTTCTGA
- a CDS encoding sterol carrier family protein, translated as MPSKPVDPHELRAAVAAVLPWLEGAADQPERPVLAAAVRLSLRTLEQVAPGRSVEVRVPPFAAVQCVEGPRHTRGTPPNVVETDPRTWLSLAVGRLDWATALEDARVTASGSRADLSGLLPVLRF; from the coding sequence ATGCCGTCGAAACCGGTCGACCCCCACGAGCTGCGCGCCGCCGTCGCCGCTGTGCTGCCCTGGTTGGAGGGCGCCGCCGACCAGCCGGAGCGGCCCGTGCTGGCGGCGGCGGTCCGCCTCAGCCTGCGCACCCTGGAGCAGGTCGCGCCGGGCCGCAGCGTCGAGGTCCGCGTACCGCCGTTCGCCGCCGTGCAGTGCGTCGAGGGCCCCCGGCACACGCGCGGCACGCCGCCGAACGTCGTGGAGACCGACCCGCGGACGTGGCTGAGCCTGGCGGTCGGCCGGCTGGACTGGGCGACGGCGCTGGAGGACGCGCGGGTCACCGCGTCGGGCAGCCGGGCCGACCTGTCCGGCCTGCTGCCGGTGCTGCGCTTCTGA
- a CDS encoding ESX secretion-associated protein EspG, with amino-acid sequence MTYFGGQAEREPITLSAEEFDVLWERLDLGPMPLVIKVPSPGRTHAERAELERRVWHGIGARGLGGPTGLHPELDYLLRLFFRPEREVDGRVWVGKSVRVLAVANGDHGAVATLADDRLTFRRAAGSGLPSAVLATLPAHPAGTGHSVTMPSADLEAAVQKSDGSPKSLENSLRGHGVRQEDAATLVKMFTGLVHTGNFGAAARDRYGKRCRPDRVVAFFDTEDGRYLQQRRASNGSVPWSTFSPTDSRRLAHQVEELLAEAVRSAGL; translated from the coding sequence GTGACCTATTTCGGGGGGCAGGCGGAGCGGGAACCGATCACCCTCTCCGCCGAGGAGTTCGACGTCCTGTGGGAACGCCTCGACCTCGGCCCCATGCCGTTGGTGATCAAGGTGCCGTCGCCGGGCAGGACGCACGCGGAGCGGGCCGAGCTGGAACGCCGGGTGTGGCACGGCATCGGGGCGCGCGGCCTCGGCGGCCCGACCGGCTTGCACCCGGAGCTGGACTACCTGCTGCGGCTGTTCTTCCGGCCGGAGCGCGAGGTCGACGGCCGGGTGTGGGTGGGCAAGAGCGTCCGCGTGCTGGCCGTGGCGAACGGCGACCACGGCGCGGTGGCGACGCTGGCCGACGACCGGTTGACGTTCCGCCGCGCGGCGGGCAGCGGGCTGCCGTCGGCGGTGCTGGCCACGCTGCCCGCGCACCCGGCGGGCACCGGGCACTCGGTGACGATGCCCAGCGCCGACCTGGAGGCGGCGGTGCAGAAGTCCGACGGCTCGCCCAAGAGCCTGGAGAACTCGCTGCGCGGCCACGGCGTGCGGCAGGAGGACGCGGCCACGCTGGTGAAGATGTTCACCGGCCTCGTGCACACCGGCAACTTCGGCGCGGCGGCCCGTGACCGGTACGGCAAGCGCTGCCGGCCGGACCGCGTGGTGGCGTTCTTCGACACCGAGGACGGCCGCTACCTCCAGCAGCGCCGGGCGTCGAACGGGTCCGTGCCGTGGAGCACCTTCTCGCCGACCGACTCGCGCCGGCTGGCGCACCAGGTGGAGGAGCTGCTCGCCGAGGCCGTGCGGTCGGCCGGGCTCTGA
- a CDS encoding PPE domain-containing protein → MINEGPGVAASRPVEDGWKGLSDALAEVDESIHAALGKLGAKWEGSTAEETQAALSPLAAWAGDAKQGSDTMKTSAQLQGEYIADARKQMPEPVPVTTEAPSTGDKILGALSGPIGMMHVIKQQQDHEAQEAAQDNAEAKAVEVMNNYQSSSEWNSGTLGEFVPPPQVVIDTPPPGGPGSYNQSSANYTSSQTWTPPGDGGSTRTSSAPPVAPPPPVAPPPSIVPPGGGNTHPSWAPPTPPPPPPPAFPPPGGGPVPGQKPPGVPVPAWLPPGGGPPNGGPPVTSKGLPPRPGMPGPRLPGHPGLPGPGGQGPGGQGPGGQGRGFGPGAPGGPGGLGTPGGPGAPGGQPSAAPGRGGMTGVGGFGPAGPGGPAGPGGGAPGRPGGPGAGGMGAGAGHGANGEDDIEHKSADYLVEADDVFGDDRLVAPPVIGETPR, encoded by the coding sequence ATGATCAACGAAGGGCCCGGCGTCGCCGCCTCCCGTCCCGTGGAGGACGGCTGGAAGGGCCTGTCCGACGCCCTGGCCGAAGTGGACGAGTCGATCCACGCCGCGCTGGGCAAGCTCGGCGCGAAGTGGGAGGGCTCCACCGCCGAGGAGACGCAGGCCGCGCTGTCGCCGCTGGCCGCCTGGGCGGGCGACGCCAAGCAGGGCTCGGACACCATGAAGACGTCCGCGCAGCTCCAGGGCGAGTACATCGCGGACGCCCGGAAGCAGATGCCCGAGCCGGTGCCGGTGACCACCGAGGCGCCGTCGACCGGCGACAAGATCCTCGGCGCGCTGTCCGGCCCGATCGGCATGATGCACGTCATCAAGCAGCAGCAGGACCACGAGGCCCAGGAAGCGGCGCAGGACAACGCCGAGGCCAAGGCCGTCGAGGTGATGAACAACTACCAGTCCAGCAGCGAGTGGAACAGCGGCACGCTGGGCGAGTTCGTGCCGCCGCCGCAGGTCGTGATCGACACGCCGCCGCCGGGTGGTCCGGGCAGCTACAACCAGAGCAGCGCGAACTACACCAGCTCCCAGACGTGGACCCCGCCGGGTGACGGCGGCAGCACGCGGACCTCGTCGGCGCCGCCCGTCGCGCCGCCGCCGCCGGTCGCGCCGCCGCCGAGCATCGTCCCGCCGGGTGGCGGCAACACCCACCCGTCGTGGGCGCCGCCGACCCCGCCGCCTCCGCCCCCGCCCGCCTTCCCGCCGCCCGGCGGTGGGCCGGTGCCCGGTCAGAAGCCGCCCGGCGTGCCGGTCCCGGCGTGGCTGCCGCCGGGCGGAGGACCGCCGAACGGCGGTCCCCCGGTGACGTCCAAGGGCCTGCCCCCTCGACCCGGCATGCCCGGTCCCCGCCTGCCCGGCCACCCCGGTCTGCCCGGACCCGGCGGTCAGGGCCCCGGCGGCCAGGGCCCCGGCGGTCAGGGTCGCGGGTTCGGCCCCGGTGCGCCCGGCGGTCCCGGTGGGCTCGGCACGCCCGGTGGTCCCGGTGCGCCCGGCGGCCAGCCGAGCGCCGCGCCCGGTCGCGGCGGCATGACCGGTGTCGGCGGCTTCGGTCCCGCCGGCCCCGGTGGTCCGGCCGGTCCCGGCGGTGGCGCGCCCGGTCGTCCCGGCGGCCCCGGCGCGGGCGGCATGGGCGCGGGCGCCGGGCACGGCGCGAACGGCGAGGACGACATCGAGCACAAGTCCGCCGACTACCTGGTCGAGGCGGACGACGTGTTCGGCGACGACCGCCTGGTCGCGCCGCCGGTGATCGGGGAGACCCCGAGGTAG
- a CDS encoding transcriptional regulator translates to MFIADGGGGSTSTPPEYSGKQQKLSVDPTAIPEARKVFMDALARLEPEIRSALTAVQARPWAGDPVSKETAEAFNRDTFDAGDAAAINAILAYRDQLQGCVDQLTAIEADYRRVEGDNVASWGRIHND, encoded by the coding sequence GTGTTCATCGCGGATGGTGGTGGGGGGTCCACGTCGACTCCGCCCGAGTACAGCGGGAAGCAGCAGAAGCTGAGCGTCGATCCCACGGCGATCCCCGAGGCGCGCAAGGTCTTCATGGACGCGCTGGCCCGGCTGGAGCCGGAGATCCGCAGCGCGCTGACCGCCGTGCAGGCGCGCCCGTGGGCGGGCGACCCGGTCAGCAAGGAGACCGCCGAGGCGTTCAACCGGGACACCTTCGACGCGGGTGACGCCGCGGCGATCAACGCGATCCTGGCCTACCGCGACCAGCTCCAGGGCTGCGTCGACCAGTTGACCGCGATCGAGGCGGACTACCGCCGCGTCGAGGGCGACAACGTGGCGTCCTGGGGACGCATCCACAACGACTGA
- a CDS encoding DUF3558 domain-containing protein encodes MRRAVPILAAVLLLAGCSQTTTGSPTSASAPTGSSGTSDAPPSSSRSGSAAEPKKRPKTINVRDVDPCTLLTEAQRAEFGADQAPRKSTVPNLDWSVCYFNRADHKYIVGATVITTEGLEFYTGSAKRDEAEKLEVGGFPAVLVKRPGRAPSCVVAVDVSDGQMVDANIGSFGETDVDTLCQLAPRVAGAIVATLMAK; translated from the coding sequence ATGCGCCGTGCCGTGCCGATCCTCGCCGCCGTGTTGCTGCTCGCGGGTTGCTCCCAGACCACGACCGGTTCCCCGACCTCGGCCTCCGCACCGACCGGGTCGTCCGGGACGTCGGACGCGCCGCCGTCGTCGAGCCGGTCCGGGTCCGCCGCCGAGCCCAAGAAGCGCCCGAAGACGATCAACGTCCGGGACGTCGACCCGTGCACGCTGCTCACCGAGGCCCAGCGCGCCGAGTTCGGCGCGGACCAGGCGCCGCGGAAGAGCACCGTGCCGAACCTCGACTGGTCGGTCTGCTACTTCAACCGCGCCGACCACAAGTACATCGTCGGCGCCACCGTGATCACCACCGAGGGCCTGGAGTTCTACACCGGGAGCGCCAAGCGGGACGAGGCCGAGAAGCTGGAGGTCGGCGGCTTCCCGGCGGTCCTGGTGAAGCGACCGGGCCGCGCGCCGAGCTGCGTCGTCGCGGTCGACGTCTCCGACGGCCAGATGGTGGACGCCAACATCGGCAGCTTCGGCGAGACCGACGTCGACACCCTGTGCCAACTCGCGCCCCGGGTCGCCGGCGCGATCGTGGCAACGCTGATGGCCAAGTAG